The following proteins are co-located in the Thermodesulfobacteriota bacterium genome:
- a CDS encoding Fur family transcriptional regulator: MCYQCNYTHLLEKSGLGVTPNRLKVLEVIGNNNYPLKPGEIIDILSRNTDINRVTVYRILDLLVQKKLVDRISSGGRSFYYGLAPNEYHQPHPHFYCRKCGSMECLNPESLHLDIKPLNRTFPGVIDNIQVRLDGICKNCLKKEKNKMSRNAGL; the protein is encoded by the coding sequence ATGTGTTATCAATGCAACTATACACATCTTCTTGAAAAATCCGGTTTGGGCGTCACCCCGAACCGATTGAAAGTGCTGGAAGTGATAGGAAACAACAATTATCCGTTAAAGCCTGGTGAGATTATTGATATATTAAGCCGTAATACTGATATCAATCGTGTGACGGTTTATCGAATCCTTGATCTTTTAGTACAAAAAAAACTTGTTGATCGAATAAGCAGCGGGGGGCGTTCGTTTTATTATGGCCTGGCTCCAAACGAGTATCATCAGCCACACCCGCATTTCTATTGCAGAAAATGCGGCAGCATGGAGTGTTTAAATCCGGAAAGTTTGCATCTGGACATTAAACCGTTAAACAGAACTTTCCCGGGAGTGATTGATAATATTCAAGTTCGCCTGGATGGAATCTGTAAAAACTGTCTGAAAAAGGAAAAAAATAAAATGAGTCGCAACGCAGGGCTTTAA